A single genomic interval of Scylla paramamosain isolate STU-SP2022 chromosome 12, ASM3559412v1, whole genome shotgun sequence harbors:
- the LOC135105598 gene encoding cuticle protein AM1159-like: MKLAVFACLLALAAAAPRPEQDATVVLDERTDNGDGTFTYRLETSNGIAEERTGVVGAEGQSNMQGSYSFTLPDGTTAVVTFIADELGYRPESPLLPTPHPLPAHAQEQIRIAEEQRAQGITFERK; encoded by the exons ATGAAGCTC GCCGTGTTCGCTTGCCTGCTGGCCCTGGCTGCTGCCGCCCCCCGCCCTGAACAGGACGCCACAGTGGTCCTCGACGAGCGCACTGACAACGGCGACGGCACCTTCACCTACCGCCTGGAGACCAGCAACGGCATCGCTGAGGAGAGGACCGGCGTGGTTGGCGCCGAGGGCCAGAGCAACATGCAGGGATCCTACAG CTTCACCCTCCCTGACGGCACCACCGCTGTTGTTACCTTCATCGCTGACGAGCTTGGCTACCGCCCCGAGTCCCCACTCCTGCCcaccccccatcccctccccgcTCACGCCCAGGAACAGATCCGCATCGCCGAGGAGCAGCGCGCCCAGGGCATCACCTTCGAGAGGAAATAA
- the LOC135105600 gene encoding cuticle protein AM1239-like, whose product MKLVVLSCLLAFAVAAPRPDGDAVTLVDDRTDDGDGNFQYRFETSNGIAEQRLGAPGSEGQSNMQGDFSFDLPDGNRFDLTYSADENGYKPNSAFIPTDHPLPAHVVELLAIVEDLVRQGATWNDKGERLTRRK is encoded by the exons ATGAAGCTT GTGGTTCTCTCCTGCCTGCTGGCTTTCGCCGTCGCTGCCCCGCGCCCTGATGGGGATGCAGTGACCTTAGTGGACGACCGCACCGATGATGGCGATGGAAATTTCCAATACCGCTTCGAAACTTCCAACGGCATTGCTGAGCAGAGGTTGGGCGCTCCAGGATCAGAGGGACAGAGCAACATGCAGGGAGATTTCAG CTTCGACCTCCCTGACGGCAATCGTTTCGACCTGACCTACTCCGCCGACGAGAATGGTTACAAGCCCAACTCTGCATTCATCCCCACTGACCACCCTCTGCCCGCCCACGTGGTTGAGCTCCTTGCCATCGTGGAAGACCTTGTGCGTCAGGGCGCCACCTGGAACGACAAAGGCGAAAGGCTCACCCGCAGGAAGTAA
- the LOC135105599 gene encoding cuticle protein AM/CP1114-like yields MYVSSGYPGPECVYKPVAGLPKTSSDDPHTDNMKLVVLACLLAVAAARPDKDATILADERSDDGDGNFYYRFETSNGIKKEKTGTPGVEGQSNMVGSFQFPLDDGSTATFTFVADENGYRVESPLLPPIPAYVQKQIDFARSQGKRR; encoded by the exons ATGTACGTTTCCTCAGGCTATCCTGGGCCGGAGTGTGTATATAAGCCTGTGGCCGGCCTGCCCAAGACATCCTCAGACGATCCTCACACCGACAACATGAAGCTC GTCGTCCTCGCCTGTCTGCTGGCTGTGGCCGCCGCCCGCCCTGATAAAGATGCCACCATCTTGGCGGACGAACGTAGCGACGACGGGGACGGAAACTTCTATTACCGCTTCGAGACCAGCAACGGCATTAAGAAGGAGAAGACTGGCACACCGGGAGTTGAGGGACAGAGCAACATGGTCGGCTCCTTCCA ATTCCCTCTGGATGACGGCAGCACAGCAACATTCACATTCGTGGCCGACGAGAATGGCTACCGAGTTGAATCCCCGCTGCTTCCTCCCATCCCTGCATACGTCCAAAAGCAGATCGATTTCGCTAGGTCCCAGGGCAAACGCCGTTAG